One genomic segment of Candidatus Methanoperedens sp. includes these proteins:
- the ubiA gene encoding putative 4-hydroxybenzoate polyprenyltransferase produces the protein MLAKLKLYADFVVIKHTLFAIPFAYLGAFLASRGIPELRILFWVGLAFLGARSAAMALNNLIDKDIDAKNPRTASRELPSGKIKLYEVWGIILVSYGLLFYSAYRLNPLCLLLAPIIPVTSIIYPYLKRFSPVTHFVLGLNLAYAPVGGWLAVTGEFAIPFGAAELGMLLLLFAVTFWVAGFDMIYSLQDIDFDEKNRLYSIPSVFGVKAALGLSFAAHVLMVALLVGLMYVLKLGVVFKAGLVIIAALIWYEHTLVKVDNFNNVPVAFFNVNAAVSLCLLSFTAADVLVK, from the coding sequence ATGCTCGCTAAACTGAAGTTATATGCGGATTTTGTAGTCATCAAGCATACCCTCTTCGCGATTCCTTTTGCTTACCTTGGCGCATTCCTTGCAAGCAGGGGAATTCCGGAGCTTCGAATCCTTTTCTGGGTAGGGCTTGCGTTTCTCGGAGCACGCAGCGCGGCAATGGCACTGAACAATCTTATCGATAAGGATATCGATGCAAAAAATCCCAGGACCGCCAGCCGGGAGTTGCCTTCAGGAAAGATAAAATTATACGAAGTATGGGGAATCATTCTGGTTTCTTATGGGCTGCTATTCTATTCTGCTTACAGATTGAACCCTCTATGCCTTCTATTGGCACCCATTATCCCTGTTACTTCGATCATATATCCATATCTGAAGCGGTTCAGTCCAGTGACGCATTTTGTATTGGGGCTCAACCTTGCATATGCACCCGTAGGGGGCTGGCTTGCAGTCACGGGCGAGTTTGCAATTCCTTTCGGCGCTGCGGAGCTTGGAATGCTGCTGCTGCTGTTCGCGGTCACTTTCTGGGTGGCCGGGTTTGATATGATCTATTCGCTGCAGGACATTGATTTTGATGAAAAGAACAGGCTTTATTCCATACCTTCTGTTTTCGGGGTGAAAGCGGCGCTTGGGTTGTCGTTCGCGGCGCATGTTCTGATGGTGGCGTTGCTTGTCGGGCTTATGTATGTGCTGAAACTCGGGGTGGTTTTTAAGGCAGGGCTTGTGATCATCGCTGCGCTGATATGGTATGAGCATACGCTGGTAAAGGTTGATAATTTTAACAATGTCCCTGTGGCGTTCTTTAATGTGAATGCGGCGGTGAGTCTGTGCTTGCTGTCTTTTACGGCGGCGGATGTGCTTGTGAAATAG
- a CDS encoding ribonuclease P → MRKKQKDWAKDMAHQRIVRLFELAGQEFRTHPERSDRYVRLARRIGMRYRVRIPEGLKPRICKHCHAYLVQGVTARTRLQGTHIATTCTACGKQMRRPYHA, encoded by the coding sequence ATGCGCAAAAAACAGAAAGATTGGGCAAAGGACATGGCGCACCAGCGAATCGTCAGGCTTTTTGAGCTTGCTGGCCAGGAATTCAGAACGCATCCCGAGCGCAGCGACAGGTATGTGAGGCTGGCAAGGCGCATAGGGATGAGATACCGCGTCAGAATCCCGGAAGGGCTGAAACCGCGAATTTGCAAACACTGCCATGCTTATCTGGTCCAGGGGGTAACTGCACGCACAAGACTCCAGGGAACCCATATTGCAACGACCTGTACAGCCTGTGGAAAGCAGATGAGACGCCCTTATCATGCTTGA
- a CDS encoding cytochrome b/b6 domain-containing protein, with amino-acid sequence MRIPRFDASTRALHFTHAMIFIWLLITGVQLFLTSSSLLADPLIRKIHLYASLPFVLLPALIYVSAGPLLRQDMKELASLTNGDLKWFIGFLEMKKTYVKGKFNGGQKANFLFSLTLITGLAFSGFVVWMKSMFSINFVELNFMIHDTLAVVAIMVFSGHILYSFYQSQSLHGIIFGSVEEEWARKHYPQWSHKKEELK; translated from the coding sequence GTGAGAATACCCAGGTTCGATGCGTCCACCAGGGCATTGCACTTTACTCATGCAATGATTTTTATCTGGCTGCTTATAACCGGGGTTCAGCTTTTCCTTACCTCAAGTTCCCTTCTCGCAGATCCCTTAATAAGAAAGATCCATTTATACGCGTCTTTGCCTTTTGTCTTACTGCCCGCATTGATCTATGTTTCCGCCGGTCCATTGCTTCGCCAGGATATGAAAGAACTGGCTTCTTTGACAAATGGGGATCTAAAATGGTTCATCGGGTTCCTGGAAATGAAAAAAACCTATGTGAAAGGCAAATTCAATGGAGGACAGAAAGCCAACTTTCTGTTTTCGCTAACGCTCATCACCGGGCTTGCGTTTTCAGGTTTTGTAGTGTGGATGAAATCTATGTTCAGTATTAACTTTGTAGAACTGAACTTTATGATCCATGACACTTTAGCGGTTGTAGCGATCATGGTATTTTCTGGCCATATACTCTATAGTTTTTATCAAAGCCAGTCGCTGCATGGCATTATTTTTGGATCCGTAGAAGAAGAATGGGCCAGGAAGCACTACCCTCAATGGTCACATAAAAAAGAAGAATTGAAATAA
- a CDS encoding DUF835 domain-containing protein — MLDIIISLFTIFLYTALGTYVLTKNPHDRTNKIFAILMLVFIIWSVGTYNVGIAANNIPLNEAILYIKIQLSSAIIALAVLVFFALSFTKSEGIFKNPLTYLTILPSVYLLYLIWFSDVRGLPVNIFSAIPGAKEEFFLFSTIFAVAGIFLLLKYYNASKYKEHEQAKLILIGVIAAILTAIIANIVLPMFFGIYDLQLSTIGPAVMGIFFAYTVYQYGLFIRPMPELSPTSFCGASCTLCDEYLNDNCRGCRFDKDRYTNCEIYGCLREKGYSDCGDCPEIITCIKRNKKHKICYESKPKYNLKKGFTYFTKGNALGYDIFRDALSCSAFGLIASTVPPQQIKETYGLTTTPIVWISDEVIEMGVRPNNLGRLGIILVNFMKKIDNGVILLDGVDTLLAMNDLNNVLGFVQILNNTARITGSRVIISTSLEGEDLNRVKEGMEYIKA, encoded by the coding sequence ATGCTCGACATAATTATTTCACTGTTTACCATATTTCTGTATACTGCGCTTGGGACTTATGTTCTCACAAAAAATCCGCACGACCGTACAAATAAGATATTCGCTATTCTCATGCTTGTTTTTATCATATGGTCAGTGGGGACTTACAATGTCGGGATCGCGGCAAATAACATACCTTTGAATGAGGCGATTCTATACATAAAAATCCAATTAAGTAGCGCGATCATTGCACTGGCCGTGCTGGTTTTCTTTGCTCTTTCCTTTACAAAATCTGAAGGAATTTTTAAAAATCCTCTTACTTACCTCACGATCTTACCATCGGTATACCTGCTGTACCTGATATGGTTTTCTGATGTGCGAGGACTTCCAGTTAACATTTTTTCCGCAATCCCGGGGGCAAAAGAGGAGTTCTTCCTTTTTTCTACAATATTTGCCGTGGCCGGCATTTTTCTGCTATTGAAATATTACAACGCAAGTAAATACAAAGAGCATGAACAGGCAAAACTTATTTTGATAGGTGTTATAGCAGCCATCCTTACTGCAATCATAGCAAACATAGTACTTCCCATGTTCTTCGGCATATATGACCTGCAGCTATCAACTATCGGACCGGCGGTGATGGGTATCTTTTTTGCGTATACTGTTTATCAGTACGGTCTTTTCATAAGACCAATGCCAGAGCTTTCACCTACATCTTTTTGCGGCGCATCGTGCACATTATGCGACGAATATCTTAACGATAATTGCAGGGGATGCAGATTCGATAAGGATAGATACACCAACTGCGAGATCTACGGCTGTTTGAGGGAAAAAGGGTATTCAGATTGTGGCGATTGCCCGGAAATAATTACCTGCATAAAAAGAAATAAAAAACATAAAATATGTTATGAATCAAAGCCAAAGTATAACCTGAAAAAAGGTTTCACATACTTTACGAAAGGGAATGCCCTGGGCTATGACATCTTTAGGGATGCGCTCAGTTGCAGTGCTTTCGGTCTTATCGCCTCCACTGTTCCACCGCAACAAATAAAGGAGACATACGGTCTCACAACGACCCCGATAGTTTGGATATCGGATGAGGTCATTGAAATGGGTGTAAGACCAAATAACCTGGGGCGTCTGGGAATAATACTGGTCAATTTCATGAAAAAAATCGATAATGGGGTAATTCTCCTGGACGGCGTTGATACCCTGCTCGCCATGAACGATCTTAACAATGTGCTCGGATTTGTCCAGATATTGAACAATACAGCACGAATAACAGGCAGCCGGGTGATCATATCGACGTCCCTGGAGGGTGAAGACCTGAACAGAGTGAAAGAGGGTATGGAGTACATAAAGGCTTGA
- a CDS encoding molybdopterin-dependent oxidoreductase: MSQEKEPESAPESNYAMTRRKLLIFLGIFLGIIIAGFSIIKEAGIKTINKFRIRSIEQTPSFDPDKWELIVEGLVNTPLAISYNELLGLENEEQMTDFHCVEGWSVDKVKWKGVRLKVLFDRAGLRPEAAFATFHSASGLYSDSLSIKEALEPYVMLAYMMNDEALSDEQGKPMRLVMPRMFGYKNVKWVNKITLTATQETGYWENYGYKIDGVSYP, from the coding sequence ATGTCTCAAGAAAAAGAGCCAGAATCAGCGCCTGAATCCAACTATGCCATGACCCGCAGAAAATTACTGATATTCCTCGGCATCTTTTTAGGAATAATAATCGCTGGTTTTAGCATAATAAAAGAAGCCGGTATAAAAACCATTAACAAATTCCGCATCAGAAGCATAGAACAAACACCATCGTTCGATCCCGATAAATGGGAGCTCATTGTCGAAGGGCTTGTAAATACGCCACTTGCGATCAGCTATAATGAACTCCTTGGACTTGAAAATGAAGAACAGATGACTGATTTTCACTGTGTTGAAGGTTGGTCGGTCGATAAAGTAAAATGGAAAGGTGTCAGGCTGAAAGTCCTTTTTGATAGAGCTGGTCTCCGGCCGGAAGCGGCATTTGCCACATTCCATTCAGCAAGCGGTTTGTATAGCGACAGCCTCTCCATAAAAGAAGCCCTTGAACCATATGTCATGCTGGCCTATATGATGAACGATGAGGCCCTGTCAGATGAACAGGGAAAACCCATGCGCCTCGTGATGCCAAGGATGTTCGGTTACAAGAACGTGAAATGGGTCAATAAGATAACACTGACCGCAACACAGGAAACAGGTTACTGGGAAAATTATGGCTATAAAATAGACGGAGTGTCTTACCCGTGA
- a CDS encoding translation initiation factor IF-2 subunit beta translates to MNDYLANLDRALSQVPAIKGTGERFVVPEPKMLTEGKTSVLENFAAIADKLNREPEHIFKFLLRELGTAGKMEGQRAIFQGRFTSMVIGELINAYITEYVTCSECGRPDTHLMKSDRVLTLRCDACGAHRPVTKRQAPSLVKEEAIVEGQTYEVMIAAVGSKGDGIAKKDKYTIYVPGASKGEIVMIKIKKITGNLAFAEFIEKKG, encoded by the coding sequence ATGAACGATTATCTGGCAAATCTGGACAGGGCCTTAAGTCAGGTACCTGCAATCAAGGGAACGGGAGAACGTTTCGTAGTCCCCGAGCCCAAAATGCTTACCGAGGGCAAAACCTCAGTTCTAGAGAATTTTGCGGCAATAGCAGATAAATTGAACCGCGAACCGGAACATATATTCAAATTCCTATTACGGGAATTGGGCACGGCTGGCAAGATGGAAGGCCAGAGGGCAATATTCCAGGGGAGATTTACCTCGATGGTTATCGGGGAACTTATTAATGCCTATATTACCGAATACGTTACTTGTTCTGAATGTGGGCGTCCCGATACGCATCTGATGAAAAGTGACAGGGTTCTTACATTGCGCTGCGATGCTTGCGGCGCTCACAGGCCGGTCACGAAACGCCAGGCACCCAGTTTAGTAAAAGAAGAGGCTATTGTAGAGGGTCAAACCTATGAAGTCATGATCGCAGCGGTGGGGAGCAAAGGGGACGGGATCGCCAAGAAGGACAAATATACTATTTATGTACCGGGTGCAAGCAAAGGGGAAATCGTCATGATAAAGATAAAAAAGATCACTGGAAACCTGGCCTTTGCCGAATTTATAGAAAAGAAAGGATAA
- a CDS encoding radical SAM protein, whose protein sequence is MRDDMLSSLVFSTTYQCPISCRYCGAECGPEHTERLSLKDMIEIVDEVYSFGKLELVVFTGGEPFLLGDDLLDSVKYCAKKGLLTRIVTNAFWARTPEVARDTMKSYKEAGLKEINLSCDDYHQEFIPLERIKYANDACIEVGLPCLIGHKIMKNCTISLDHLEKFLGYKLSRFDPKKKNPDNNLVDTGYTVPIAENMHLIPDEEILYPPCENHWKAPCSSILKRIVITPRKELSICCGMVPRKVEEIVFGTLDEYKLEELIIMAHKDLIVNWLALEGPYGLMKFILKKNPDIPFRKQYVNNCHLCSEILTREDCRAVLSEFGHEKAIEISLERCLYDHMRTSEEIKALKAETALT, encoded by the coding sequence GTGAGAGATGATATGCTTTCCAGCCTTGTCTTTTCCACCACATACCAGTGCCCGATAAGCTGCAGGTACTGCGGGGCAGAGTGCGGTCCAGAGCATACAGAACGTCTTTCTCTAAAGGATATGATCGAAATAGTGGATGAGGTATATTCTTTTGGAAAACTGGAACTGGTAGTCTTTACGGGAGGCGAGCCTTTTCTTCTTGGGGATGATCTCCTCGATAGTGTAAAATATTGTGCCAAAAAGGGACTCTTAACAAGAATAGTTACAAATGCGTTTTGGGCAAGAACGCCTGAAGTGGCAAGAGACACCATGAAGTCATACAAAGAAGCAGGGTTAAAGGAAATAAACCTCAGCTGCGACGATTATCATCAGGAGTTCATACCCCTTGAAAGGATAAAATACGCAAATGATGCTTGCATAGAAGTTGGGCTTCCCTGTCTTATCGGGCATAAAATTATGAAAAACTGCACTATTTCGCTGGATCACCTCGAAAAATTTTTGGGATACAAGCTTTCTCGTTTCGATCCAAAGAAGAAAAATCCAGACAACAATCTGGTCGATACAGGATACACGGTACCTATAGCGGAGAACATGCACCTGATTCCCGACGAGGAAATACTCTATCCTCCATGCGAGAATCACTGGAAAGCTCCGTGTTCGTCCATCCTTAAACGAATTGTAATAACTCCGCGCAAAGAACTTTCTATTTGTTGTGGAATGGTCCCGAGAAAGGTTGAGGAGATTGTTTTTGGCACCCTTGATGAATATAAATTAGAAGAACTGATAATCATGGCGCATAAAGACCTCATCGTTAACTGGCTTGCGCTTGAGGGGCCTTATGGGCTCATGAAGTTTATTCTCAAGAAGAACCCCGATATCCCTTTTCGAAAACAGTATGTTAACAATTGCCATTTATGCAGCGAAATCCTTACGAGAGAAGATTGCAGGGCAGTGCTTTCAGAATTTGGTCATGAAAAAGCCATAGAAATCTCTTTGGAAAGATGCCTTTACGATCATATGCGAACCTCGGAAGAAATTAAGGCTCTTAAGGCGGAAACAGCGCTTACATAG
- a CDS encoding 3-oxoacyl-ACP reductase FabG codes for MKLKGMVAVVTGSGTGIGQAIAAYFAAEGASVTVNCHERKAQETVDRIKKVGGKYTVVQADVSNANEVDRLIGKTVEKFGRLDILVNNAGIFRLHLAHETSEEEWDSVIDVNLKGAFLCSKRAIPEMLRNENDGIKGRIINIASVAGIVGFPASPAYCASKGGLILLTKEMALDYSPHININAICPGVIETTMTSDLLKDEATRKDLMSATPAGRAGRPEEIAGAAVFLASHDADFITGASLVVDGGWTIK; via the coding sequence ATGAAGCTGAAAGGCATGGTTGCAGTGGTTACAGGCTCTGGGACAGGGATTGGCCAGGCGATTGCCGCATATTTTGCGGCAGAAGGTGCCTCCGTCACGGTCAATTGCCATGAGCGGAAGGCTCAGGAGACAGTGGACAGAATAAAGAAGGTGGGAGGGAAGTATACCGTAGTGCAGGCTGATGTCTCAAATGCCAATGAGGTTGATCGACTGATCGGTAAGACAGTTGAAAAATTCGGCAGACTCGACATACTTGTTAACAACGCGGGAATTTTCAGATTACATCTTGCCCATGAGACGAGCGAAGAAGAATGGGACTCGGTAATAGATGTTAATCTGAAGGGGGCTTTTCTTTGCTCAAAACGTGCAATACCCGAAATGCTAAGAAATGAAAATGATGGAATCAAGGGCAGGATCATCAATATAGCCTCTGTCGCCGGGATAGTAGGCTTTCCTGCAAGTCCTGCATACTGCGCATCAAAAGGAGGATTAATATTATTGACAAAAGAGATGGCACTGGATTATTCGCCCCATATCAATATCAATGCCATCTGTCCTGGAGTGATCGAGACCACTATGACCTCGGATCTTCTCAAAGACGAGGCGACCAGAAAGGATCTCATGTCTGCTACTCCGGCGGGAAGAGCTGGAAGACCAGAGGAAATTGCGGGTGCAGCGGTATTTCTTGCGTCCCATGATGCAGATTTCATCACCGGGGCCTCGCTTGTCGTTGATGGAGGATGGACGATAAAATAA
- a CDS encoding DUF296 domain-containing protein, whose translation MDYRKGSIGRVFMVRVDHGEDLLNELTGLALKEDITLAFFMVIGAMGEAKLVTGPREKSVPPDIVWSEFSDVREIIGAGNISMENGSPKIHLHATAGSSKGLTMGCIRKKAEAFMVLEVFIMELDIQAERMFNEKIGFSQITFKKP comes from the coding sequence ATGGATTATCGAAAGGGTTCAATTGGCAGGGTATTTATGGTCAGGGTTGACCATGGCGAAGATTTGCTAAATGAGTTAACGGGTCTGGCGCTCAAGGAAGATATAACATTAGCTTTCTTCATGGTGATCGGGGCAATGGGAGAGGCAAAGCTGGTTACAGGACCACGTGAGAAATCTGTTCCGCCAGACATAGTCTGGTCTGAATTTAGTGACGTGAGAGAGATCATCGGAGCTGGCAATATATCCATGGAAAACGGCTCCCCTAAAATACACCTTCATGCAACGGCAGGCAGCAGCAAAGGACTGACAATGGGCTGTATCAGAAAAAAGGCAGAGGCGTTCATGGTGCTTGAGGTTTTTATTATGGAATTGGATATCCAGGCAGAAAGGATGTTCAATGAAAAGATAGGATTTTCCCAGATAACATTCAAAAAACCGTAA
- a CDS encoding ATP/GTP-binding protein encodes MINLYFIGSAGSGKSSLTGAYAGWMESKGYDAVTINLDPGIENAPYVPDVDIREWVKLRDIMKEHGVGPNGAQIIAADMLAMNINEMKEIIESFEAEYAIFDTPGQMELFVLRQSGKYLIESFGAQQSIIGFLYDPVISRNPSGFISLMLQGASVQVRFNIPFVSILTKSDLLKEDERQRILSWSSDSMELDEAIHNEQPTMRSQLSIEFLSALRTFGAGQTVIPVSSTYGSGMEDIYAAAQQIYHGGEELSKD; translated from the coding sequence ATGATTAACCTTTATTTTATCGGTTCGGCAGGAAGCGGCAAGTCATCCCTCACAGGTGCCTATGCTGGCTGGATGGAGAGCAAGGGGTATGATGCGGTAACAATTAACCTTGACCCTGGTATTGAAAACGCGCCTTACGTTCCTGATGTGGATATCAGGGAGTGGGTAAAGTTGCGTGATATCATGAAAGAGCATGGCGTCGGACCTAACGGGGCACAGATCATAGCTGCTGATATGCTTGCAATGAATATCAATGAAATGAAAGAAATAATTGAAAGTTTTGAAGCAGAATACGCTATTTTTGATACCCCGGGCCAGATGGAATTATTTGTCCTGCGGCAATCTGGAAAATACTTGATTGAATCTTTTGGGGCCCAGCAGTCTATCATCGGTTTTCTCTATGATCCCGTCATTTCAAGAAATCCATCCGGTTTTATCTCATTGATGCTTCAAGGAGCCTCTGTCCAGGTCAGATTTAACATTCCTTTTGTAAGTATTCTCACCAAATCAGATCTTCTGAAAGAGGATGAGCGCCAGAGAATATTGAGCTGGAGCAGCGATTCAATGGAACTTGATGAAGCTATCCACAACGAACAACCCACGATGCGCAGCCAATTGAGCATTGAGTTCCTTTCCGCCCTCAGAACATTTGGCGCGGGCCAGACCGTAATCCCGGTCTCATCGACTTATGGTTCAGGTATGGAAGATATATATGCCGCCGCCCAGCAAATATATCATGGCGGCGAGGAACTGAGCAAAGATTGA
- a CDS encoding DUF1059 domain-containing protein: MPIEVKGGDKMAKEVDCKSAGIDCPFMLRTESDDELVSVTQQHVKKIHKKDVSRQDILKMARKV; the protein is encoded by the coding sequence TTGCCAATTGAAGTCAAAGGGGGTGACAAAATGGCCAAGGAAGTTGATTGCAAATCAGCAGGGATAGACTGCCCTTTCATGCTTCGCACGGAGAGTGACGATGAGCTCGTTTCGGTCACCCAGCAGCATGTTAAGAAAATACATAAAAAAGATGTCTCCAGGCAAGACATCCTCAAAATGGCAAGGAAGGTGTAG
- a CDS encoding 50S ribosomal protein L16, with translation MARKPGRMYRNITQRSYTRREYMGGVPGSKIVTYDMGNLKDEFPVEISIVAKEACQIRHSALEAARIAANRILIEDIGPTNYHLKIRVFPHEVLRENKQATGAGADRVSQGMRNAFGKAIGTAARVRAGQKLMTLFVNPASFKQAKRSLVSAGHKLPTPISLIVGKGQELILT, from the coding sequence ATGGCAAGAAAACCAGGAAGAATGTACAGGAACATAACCCAGAGGTCTTACACAAGAAGAGAATATATGGGGGGTGTCCCGGGCAGCAAGATCGTGACCTACGATATGGGGAATTTGAAGGACGAGTTCCCGGTGGAGATATCAATTGTAGCAAAAGAAGCGTGCCAGATCCGGCACAGTGCTCTTGAAGCTGCACGCATTGCGGCTAACAGAATCTTGATTGAGGATATTGGACCGACAAATTATCATTTGAAAATAAGAGTATTCCCTCATGAAGTCCTGCGCGAGAATAAACAGGCAACAGGGGCGGGCGCTGACCGTGTTTCTCAGGGAATGCGTAATGCATTTGGAAAAGCGATTGGCACTGCAGCCAGGGTCAGGGCGGGACAGAAGCTAATGACCTTGTTCGTGAACCCGGCCAGTTTCAAACAGGCCAAGAGATCACTTGTGTCGGCAGGGCATAAACTCCCGACGCCGATCAGTCTGATCGTTGGAAAAGGGCAAGAATTGATCTTAACGTAA
- a CDS encoding L-2-amino-thiazoline-4-carboxylic acid hydrolase: protein MASIEDIPLEKRWEIAAKSASAMPLMYDMHFRKVLGEKYDEIEQPLWIELGKELKNFATAMGLPSRNAKEVSDIFRIAGMTLYGPEFRFEMLEESKERVVGRVVECPMLNRAREMGLDPETVALRACVTFNRSAVENLNPKYTHKLNANMCSGDRSCEMVIERQNNV from the coding sequence ATGGCAAGTATCGAAGATATTCCTTTAGAGAAAAGATGGGAGATCGCGGCAAAATCAGCAAGTGCCATGCCGCTTATGTATGACATGCACTTTCGGAAAGTTCTTGGTGAAAAGTATGATGAGATCGAGCAACCGCTATGGATCGAATTGGGCAAGGAATTGAAGAACTTTGCAACAGCAATGGGTCTGCCCTCAAGGAATGCAAAAGAGGTCAGCGATATTTTCAGGATTGCAGGAATGACCCTGTACGGACCTGAATTCAGATTCGAGATGTTAGAGGAGTCAAAAGAAAGGGTCGTGGGAAGGGTAGTTGAGTGTCCTATGCTCAACAGGGCAAGGGAAATGGGTTTAGATCCGGAAACAGTTGCCCTGAGAGCATGTGTGACATTTAATAGATCAGCTGTTGAGAACCTGAATCCCAAATACACCCACAAATTAAACGCTAACATGTGCAGCGGAGACAGGTCATGTGAGATGGTCATCGAACGCCAGAATAATGTCTGA
- a CDS encoding SDR family oxidoreductase: MKNQKVLITGGAGFIGSNLAEELALENEVVVLDDLSTGKGENIKKLTGKDNFKFIRGSITDLELLQKISEGIDYVFHLAAKPSVPESIKDPISSNEVNINGTLNLLIAARDHDVRKVVYSSSCAVYGDANAMPVSEMAAVCPKSPYAVAKLTGEYYGRVFTEIYDIPVASLRYFNVYGPRQDPNSEYAAVVPKFISKVMGDTPPVIYGDGLQTRDFVFVRDVVRANILASKTGVTGEFNIGGGNGITILELADKINDLWGKDIKPFHEGQREGEIKHSWADISKARSFGYEPAYSLKDGLRETIRWYSNETI, encoded by the coding sequence ATGAAGAACCAGAAAGTGTTGATTACCGGGGGTGCAGGTTTCATAGGGAGCAATCTGGCAGAGGAACTGGCCTTGGAAAACGAGGTTGTTGTCCTGGATGACCTCTCCACGGGAAAGGGTGAAAACATTAAAAAGCTTACCGGGAAAGACAATTTCAAGTTCATCCGGGGAAGCATTACCGACCTCGAATTGCTGCAAAAAATATCGGAGGGCATTGACTATGTCTTTCATCTCGCAGCCAAACCAAGCGTTCCAGAGAGCATAAAAGACCCCATATCAAGCAATGAAGTCAATATTAACGGGACTCTGAACCTGCTGATCGCTGCCAGGGACCATGATGTCAGGAAGGTGGTCTACTCATCCTCCTGTGCAGTTTATGGAGATGCAAATGCTATGCCGGTTAGTGAAATGGCGGCGGTATGCCCTAAATCCCCCTACGCAGTAGCCAAGCTCACAGGCGAATATTATGGGAGGGTTTTTACCGAGATATATGACATACCAGTGGCATCTCTTCGATATTTCAATGTTTATGGGCCGCGCCAGGATCCGAATTCCGAGTACGCCGCAGTCGTACCGAAGTTCATAAGCAAAGTAATGGGCGATACACCGCCGGTGATATATGGGGATGGGCTCCAGACAAGGGATTTCGTTTTCGTCAGGGATGTGGTAAGGGCGAATATCCTGGCATCAAAAACCGGGGTTACCGGGGAGTTCAATATAGGGGGAGGGAATGGGATAACGATACTCGAACTGGCTGATAAAATAAATGATCTATGGGGGAAAGATATCAAGCCCTTCCACGAAGGGCAAAGAGAAGGGGAAATAAAACACAGCTGGGCCGATATATCAAAAGCCAGGTCTTTCGGCTACGAACCCGCGTATTCGCTGAAAGATGGGTTAAGGGAAACAATAAGATGGTACAGTAATGAAACCATCTGA